The Deltaproteobacteria bacterium genome includes a region encoding these proteins:
- a CDS encoding peptidase M15, with protein MVRTGMVLAAVFFLATVQAYGNDTSTKLPEGFVYVEKMIPSLVLELHYITNENFIGRPIDGYEAPRCILTREAAEAVAAVQERLRPFGLGLKVFDAYRPQRAVDHFVRWAKDPDDILRKAEYYPDIAKNRLFPEGYIAERSSHSRGSTVDLTIVSIRPETMGRELDMGTGFDFFGPESAPLFPGISDEQRAHRLLLQTLMVQHGFAPYAEEWWHFTLKDESFPNTYFDFPVR; from the coding sequence ATGGTGAGAACGGGAATGGTTCTGGCGGCCGTTTTTTTTCTGGCCACAGTCCAGGCCTACGGGAACGACACGAGCACCAAACTTCCCGAGGGGTTTGTCTACGTCGAGAAGATGATCCCCTCTCTCGTGCTGGAGCTCCACTACATCACGAATGAAAATTTCATCGGCCGGCCCATCGACGGCTACGAGGCGCCCCGCTGCATCCTGACCCGGGAGGCGGCCGAAGCCGTGGCCGCCGTCCAGGAACGGCTCCGGCCCTTTGGCCTAGGCCTCAAGGTCTTTGACGCCTACCGCCCCCAGCGGGCCGTGGACCATTTTGTCCGCTGGGCCAAGGACCCGGACGACATCCTGAGAAAGGCCGAGTACTACCCGGACATTGCCAAGAATCGCCTCTTTCCCGAGGGCTATATTGCCGAGCGCTCCAGCCACAGCCGGGGCAGCACCGTGGATCTGACCATCGTCTCCATCCGCCCGGAAACCATGGGCAGGGAACTGGACATGGGCACTGGCTTCGACTTCTTCGGACCCGAGTCGGCCCCGCTCTTTCCCGGAATTTCGGACGAGCAGCGGGCCCATCGCCTCCTTCTGCAGACACTCATGGTCCAGCACGGATTCGCCCCCTATGCCGAGGAATGGTGGCATTTCACCCTCAAGGACGAATCCTTCCCCAATACCTATTTCGATTTTCCGGTCCGCTGA
- a CDS encoding phenylacetate--CoA ligase family protein, which yields MFFEPEYECMSRDQLAQVQLERLQSTLFRLSRNVPFYRRKFSELDFDPEDFRSLDDLTSLPFTSKNDLRDNYPYGMFAVPLREVVRLHTSSGTTGKAVVCGYTKNDVLRWAKLAARVLTAGGVTRDDVVQIAFNYGLFTGGFGFHYGAELLGASVIPSSSGNSHRQIQIMQDYKTTTLVCTPSNALYLASIMDEMGVNPNALDLKWGLFGSECWSEVMRAEIQDRLKITATDNYGLTEIMGPGVSAECLEQGGLHINEDHFLAEVVDPETGQPVPFGEKGELVLTTLTKEAFPMLRFRTGDLTRLLPGDCPCGRTFVRMERVLGRTDDMFTLRGVNVFPAQVEAALQTVAGIEPQFQIVLERLDALDTGTVLVEASTDEYFDEIKKHQRMVQTIAKAIETMVGVSFKVKLVEKSRLFGAQDGKIQRVIDNRKF from the coding sequence ATGTTTTTCGAGCCCGAATACGAGTGCATGTCCCGGGACCAATTGGCCCAGGTCCAGCTGGAGCGCCTCCAGAGCACCCTGTTCCGCCTGTCCCGCAACGTTCCTTTTTACCGCCGCAAGTTCTCCGAGCTGGACTTCGACCCCGAAGATTTTCGCTCCCTGGACGACCTGACCTCCCTGCCCTTCACATCCAAGAACGATCTTCGCGACAACTACCCTTACGGTATGTTTGCCGTCCCCCTGCGCGAGGTGGTCAGGCTGCACACGTCTTCAGGCACCACCGGCAAGGCCGTGGTCTGCGGGTACACTAAAAACGACGTCCTGCGCTGGGCCAAGCTGGCCGCCCGGGTTTTGACCGCCGGGGGGGTGACCCGGGACGACGTGGTCCAGATTGCCTTCAACTACGGACTCTTCACCGGAGGCTTCGGCTTTCACTACGGGGCCGAACTTCTCGGGGCCTCGGTCATTCCCAGTTCCAGCGGCAACTCCCACCGCCAGATCCAGATCATGCAGGACTACAAGACCACGACCCTGGTCTGCACCCCGAGCAATGCCCTCTATCTGGCCTCCATCATGGACGAGATGGGCGTCAACCCCAACGCCTTGGACCTCAAATGGGGCCTGTTCGGGTCTGAATGCTGGAGCGAGGTCATGCGGGCCGAAATTCAGGACCGCCTGAAGATCACGGCCACAGACAACTACGGCCTGACCGAGATCATGGGCCCCGGAGTCTCGGCCGAATGCCTTGAACAGGGAGGACTGCATATCAACGAAGACCACTTCCTGGCCGAGGTCGTCGATCCGGAAACCGGCCAGCCTGTTCCCTTCGGGGAAAAGGGCGAACTGGTCCTGACCACCCTGACCAAGGAGGCCTTTCCCATGCTTCGCTTCCGGACAGGGGATCTGACCCGACTTCTGCCCGGGGACTGCCCATGTGGTCGGACCTTTGTACGCATGGAACGGGTTCTGGGACGGACCGACGACATGTTCACCCTGCGCGGGGTCAACGTCTTTCCGGCCCAGGTCGAGGCCGCTTTGCAGACCGTGGCCGGCATCGAGCCGCAATTTCAGATCGTCCTCGAACGGCTGGATGCCCTGGACACGGGAACGGTTCTGGTGGAGGCCTCCACTGACGAATATTTCGACGAAATCAAGAAACATCAACGGATGGTCCAGACCATCGCCAAAGCAATCGAGACCATGGTCGGGGTGTCCTTCAAGGTCAAGCTTGTGGAAAAATCCCGCCTGTTCGGGGCTCAGGACGGCAAGATTCAACGGGTGATCGACAACCGGAAATTCTGA
- a CDS encoding ABC transporter ATP-binding protein, which produces MLTLKNVDIHYGKVHAVRRASMHVRPGEVVALIGGNGAGKTTLLTTISGLLRPSGGEIHFGEAPITKSAPERIVRAGLCHVPEGRHVFKPMSVEDNLLLGSFARYSLKNRPGILADMEDVFELFPVLRDRRNQTAGTLSGGEQQMLAIGRALMGNPKMLLLDEPSMGLAPQVTKEIFRLIARLRQERNLTVLLVEQNAKAALRIADRGYVLETGRIILQGPAEELLENRDVQRAYLGRDLDREE; this is translated from the coding sequence ATGCTGACCCTCAAGAACGTCGACATCCACTACGGCAAGGTCCATGCAGTGCGGCGGGCCTCCATGCACGTCCGCCCCGGCGAGGTCGTAGCCCTCATCGGCGGCAACGGCGCGGGCAAGACCACCCTTCTGACCACCATATCGGGCCTGCTCCGGCCGAGCGGCGGAGAGATCCATTTTGGGGAGGCTCCCATCACCAAGTCCGCGCCGGAGCGCATCGTCCGAGCCGGACTTTGCCATGTGCCCGAAGGCCGGCACGTCTTCAAACCCATGAGCGTTGAAGACAATCTGCTTTTGGGCTCTTTTGCCCGGTACAGTCTCAAAAACCGCCCCGGGATTCTGGCCGACATGGAGGACGTCTTTGAACTCTTTCCTGTTCTGCGTGATCGACGGAACCAGACCGCCGGCACCCTGTCCGGAGGAGAGCAGCAGATGCTGGCCATCGGCCGGGCCCTCATGGGCAATCCGAAAATGCTCCTTCTTGACGAGCCCTCCATGGGCCTGGCCCCCCAGGTGACCAAGGAGATATTTCGGCTCATCGCTCGGCTCAGGCAGGAGCGGAACCTGACCGTCCTTCTGGTCGAGCAGAACGCCAAGGCCGCCCTGCGCATCGCCGACCGGGGTTATGTTTTGGAGACCGGCCGCATCATCCTCCAGGGACCGGCCGAGGAACTTCTCGAGAACCGCGACGTCCAGCGGGCCTATCTGGGCCGCGATCTGGACCGCGAAGAATGA
- a CDS encoding ABC transporter ATP-binding protein gives MPDLLNLNRITVRFGGVTALSEVDLAVPAKTIVSVIGPNGAGKTTLLGVASGMVKAAAGQVALDGRDVSRAPAHVRGAAGMVRTFQNLEVFSNMTVLENVMTGCHRHVGYGVVSCLFRTPRFRREERCCREHALMRLDFVGLTDQADSPAVDLPYGLQRRMEIARAVAADPLILLLDEPAAGLNTRETQALGELITAIRDRLGVTVVLVEHDMDLVMRISDRVMVLKEGRNLAVGPPETVQKNPEVIRAYLGEDEDD, from the coding sequence GTGCCTGATTTGCTGAACCTGAACCGGATCACGGTCCGTTTCGGCGGGGTCACGGCCCTGTCCGAGGTCGACCTTGCCGTTCCCGCCAAAACCATCGTCAGCGTCATCGGACCCAACGGCGCCGGCAAGACCACCCTTTTGGGCGTGGCCTCGGGCATGGTCAAGGCAGCGGCTGGCCAGGTCGCACTCGACGGCCGGGACGTGAGCCGGGCCCCGGCCCACGTTCGGGGGGCGGCCGGCATGGTCAGGACCTTTCAAAATCTCGAGGTCTTCTCCAACATGACCGTGCTGGAAAACGTCATGACCGGCTGTCATCGCCACGTGGGCTACGGGGTTGTCTCCTGCCTGTTCCGTACCCCGCGTTTCCGCCGCGAGGAACGCTGCTGCCGGGAACACGCCCTCATGCGTCTCGATTTCGTCGGGCTGACCGACCAGGCCGACTCTCCGGCCGTGGACCTGCCCTATGGCCTGCAGCGACGTATGGAAATTGCCCGGGCCGTTGCCGCCGACCCCCTCATTCTCCTCCTGGACGAACCAGCCGCGGGTCTGAACACCCGTGAAACCCAGGCACTGGGGGAGCTGATCACGGCCATCCGGGACCGACTGGGAGTCACCGTCGTTCTGGTCGAACATGACATGGATCTGGTCATGCGCATCTCCGATAGGGTCATGGTCCTCAAGGAGGGTCGGAATCTGGCCGTTGGGCCGCCCGAGACCGTCCAGAAAAACCCGGAGGTCATCCGGGCCTATCTGGGCGAAGACGAGGACGACTAG
- a CDS encoding branched-chain amino acid ABC transporter permease, giving the protein MAHRNLCSLAVWAALMVLAPHFLTNDYYVSTLIIGFFNAIIVVGLNLLLGYAGQISLGHGAFYGLAAYTSGILTATYGVPIEAAALIAMVATGVVAWGIGIPTLKLSGNTLAMATLGFGIIVSIVFNEAVGLTGGPSGLTGIPRLSLFGFPVESDLAYYYVTGGALTLVVALSLNLIDSRIGRALRAIHTSERAAEAVGVDIARYKLFVFVLSALFAALAGVLYVHYLSFAAPSSFGFKFSVTLIVMVVLGGMASVWGAVAGAMFLTILPEFLRAFEDVETLVFGGILILGMIFLPSGLAGGAVKLGRALRTVLGKLRRA; this is encoded by the coding sequence ATGGCCCATCGAAACCTTTGCAGCCTGGCCGTCTGGGCGGCCCTCATGGTCCTGGCCCCGCATTTCCTGACCAACGACTACTACGTTTCGACGCTGATCATCGGCTTCTTCAACGCTATCATCGTCGTCGGTCTCAATCTCCTCCTGGGCTACGCCGGTCAAATATCCCTCGGCCATGGGGCCTTCTACGGTCTGGCCGCCTACACCTCGGGCATTCTGACGGCCACCTATGGGGTCCCTATCGAGGCCGCGGCCCTCATCGCCATGGTTGCCACCGGCGTAGTGGCCTGGGGCATCGGCATCCCGACGCTGAAACTTTCCGGAAACACTTTGGCCATGGCCACCCTGGGCTTCGGGATCATCGTTTCCATCGTCTTCAACGAGGCCGTGGGTTTGACCGGCGGCCCCTCCGGCCTGACCGGAATCCCCCGCCTCTCCCTGTTCGGATTTCCCGTCGAGTCGGACCTGGCCTATTACTACGTCACCGGCGGGGCCCTGACCCTGGTGGTGGCCCTGTCCTTGAACCTCATCGACTCCAGGATCGGCCGGGCTTTGCGGGCCATCCACACCAGCGAACGGGCCGCCGAGGCCGTGGGCGTGGATATCGCCCGCTACAAACTCTTCGTCTTCGTCCTCTCGGCCCTGTTCGCGGCCCTGGCCGGGGTCCTCTACGTCCACTACCTGAGCTTTGCCGCGCCTTCATCCTTCGGCTTCAAGTTTTCGGTGACCCTCATCGTCATGGTCGTTCTGGGCGGCATGGCCAGCGTCTGGGGGGCCGTGGCCGGAGCCATGTTCCTGACCATCCTGCCGGAATTTCTCCGAGCCTTCGAGGATGTCGAAACCCTGGTCTTCGGAGGCATTCTCATTCTGGGCATGATTTTTCTGCCCTCCGGCTTGGCCGGTGGGGCCGTGAAGCTCGGTCGAGCCCTGCGAACCGTCCTGGGGAAGCTCCGCCGTGCCTGA